One part of the Pirellulales bacterium genome encodes these proteins:
- a CDS encoding Nif3-like dinuclear metal center hexameric protein, translated as MITVDDVSRFLDAFAPLRLAEPWDNVGLLLGDRQRSADRIMTCLTITGATAAEAVRHQAQLVVVHHPLPFAALKRLTTDSPEGRSLWSLAGAGISIFSPHTAFDSAPEGINQRLAAGLGLAEIEPLTTRLEDVDGRRLGAGRRGQFSQPLPLAEVVERVKKFLGVERVQIVGAPRTNVSKIAVGCGSAGDLLADARRAGCECFVTGETRFHTALEAEAAGLAMILTGHYASERFAVEFLAELLAREFPAAYVWASADERDPLVWG; from the coding sequence ATGATCACCGTCGACGACGTCTCGCGATTCCTCGACGCCTTTGCGCCGCTGCGGCTGGCCGAGCCGTGGGATAATGTCGGATTGCTGTTGGGCGATCGCCAACGCTCGGCCGATCGCATCATGACTTGTTTGACCATCACCGGCGCCACGGCCGCCGAAGCGGTTCGGCACCAGGCCCAGCTGGTCGTCGTTCACCATCCGCTGCCGTTCGCCGCCTTGAAGCGGCTGACGACCGACTCGCCCGAGGGACGCTCCCTGTGGTCGCTGGCCGGAGCCGGTATTTCGATTTTCAGTCCGCACACGGCATTCGATTCGGCGCCTGAAGGAATCAATCAGCGGCTGGCGGCGGGCCTGGGGCTTGCCGAGATCGAGCCGCTGACGACGCGTCTGGAAGATGTCGATGGCCGGCGCTTGGGCGCTGGCCGGCGCGGACAATTCTCCCAGCCCCTGCCGCTTGCGGAAGTGGTCGAGCGCGTGAAGAAATTCCTGGGGGTCGAACGTGTGCAAATCGTCGGGGCCCCGCGGACCAATGTCAGCAAGATCGCCGTCGGCTGCGGCAGCGCGGGCGACTTGCTGGCCGATGCGCGGCGCGCCGGCTGCGAATGCTTCGTGACCGGCGAAACCCGTTTTCACACGGCGCTCGAGGCCGAAGCCGCGGGCCTGGCCATGATTCTCACCGGTCATTACGCCAGCGAGCGATTCGCCGTCGAGTTTCTGGCCGAACTGCTGGCGCGCGAGTTTCCCGCTGCGTATGTGTGGGCCAGCGCCGACGAGCGCGACCCACTCGTGTGGGGCTAG
- a CDS encoding sugar phosphate isomerase/epimerase family protein yields MQPLKIAIQLRSLRMPLKRALATAAQLGAAAVEIDARTELRPDELSQTGRREFLRLLENLNLRVAAIGFRTRRGYNVQEELERRVAATKQAMRLASQLGATVVVNQVGQVPADAEASDWPVMLEALTDIGAFGHHIGATLAAETGSESGADLARLIGALPDGSLGVTFNPGNLIVNGYAPGEAIAALARHVMFVHAKDGVRDRARGRGDEVPLGRGLADFPALLGALEDFGYRGYLCIERERADDPVFEIGQAVKFLASLY; encoded by the coding sequence ATGCAGCCGCTGAAGATTGCCATCCAACTGCGCAGCTTGCGCATGCCGCTTAAGCGGGCACTGGCCACGGCCGCGCAACTAGGTGCGGCGGCGGTGGAAATCGATGCCCGTACCGAATTGCGGCCGGACGAACTTTCGCAAACCGGGCGGCGCGAGTTTCTCAGGCTGCTCGAAAATCTCAATTTGCGCGTGGCGGCTATCGGCTTTCGCACGCGGCGCGGCTACAACGTGCAGGAAGAGCTCGAGCGTCGCGTGGCAGCCACGAAACAAGCCATGCGCCTGGCCAGCCAACTCGGCGCTACAGTGGTGGTGAACCAGGTCGGACAGGTTCCGGCCGATGCGGAAGCATCCGACTGGCCCGTCATGCTCGAGGCGCTCACAGACATCGGCGCCTTTGGTCATCACATCGGCGCGACGTTGGCTGCCGAAACGGGGAGCGAAAGCGGGGCCGACCTTGCGCGCCTGATCGGCGCCTTGCCTGACGGCTCGTTGGGCGTCACCTTCAATCCCGGCAACCTGATCGTCAACGGCTACGCGCCGGGCGAGGCCATCGCAGCCCTCGCGCGGCACGTCATGTTCGTGCATGCCAAGGATGGGGTGCGCGATCGCGCACGCGGCCGTGGCGACGAAGTGCCGCTAGGGCGCGGTCTGGCCGATTTTCCCGCCCTACTCGGAGCGCTCGAAGACTTTGGCTATCGCGGCTATTTGTGTATCGAGCGCGAACGGGCGGATGATCCGGTGTTCGAGATCGGCCAGGCCGTGAAATTTCTCGCGAGCTTGTATTGA
- a CDS encoding glycosyltransferase family 2 protein: MAQRCLTALPVYNEAKYVSGVLAEVRRYSPEILVVNDGSSDGTTELLAAEPGIHLVTHDKNRGYGAALRSAFDFAVKNDYDVLVTIDCDGQHQPRMIPQFFAECDGWDIVSGSRYLEQFSGDSRPPADRRRVNELLTARINELLGLNVTDAFCGFKAYRVCRLPELDLTDDGYAMPLELWVQAAFHGFRIKELAVPLIYLDLARSFGGALDDTETRLAHYNKILQQALARTTENRKTTPHSRSLCNERAG; the protein is encoded by the coding sequence ATGGCGCAGCGATGTCTCACCGCCTTGCCGGTCTATAACGAAGCGAAATACGTGTCGGGCGTGCTGGCCGAAGTGCGCCGCTACAGCCCCGAGATTCTCGTCGTCAATGACGGCTCGAGCGACGGCACGACGGAACTATTGGCCGCCGAGCCAGGCATCCACCTGGTTACGCACGACAAGAATCGCGGCTATGGCGCTGCCCTGCGCTCGGCTTTCGACTTCGCCGTAAAGAACGACTACGACGTGCTGGTGACGATCGATTGCGATGGCCAGCACCAGCCACGCATGATTCCGCAATTCTTCGCCGAATGCGACGGTTGGGACATCGTCTCGGGCAGCCGGTACCTGGAGCAGTTCTCGGGCGATAGCCGGCCGCCGGCCGATCGGCGGCGGGTGAACGAACTCCTGACCGCGCGCATCAACGAACTGTTGGGGCTGAACGTGACCGATGCCTTTTGCGGCTTCAAGGCCTATCGCGTTTGCCGGCTGCCGGAGCTCGATTTGACCGACGACGGCTACGCCATGCCGCTGGAGCTGTGGGTGCAAGCGGCGTTTCACGGCTTCCGCATCAAGGAATTGGCGGTCCCGCTGATTTACCTCGACCTGGCCCGATCTTTCGGCGGCGCGCTCGACGACACGGAGACGCGGCTGGCCCATTACAACAAGATCTTGCAGCAGGCGCTTGCGCGAACGACCGAAAATCGCAAAACCACGCCGCATTCGAGATCGCTTTGTAACGAGCGCGCCGGATGA